One Kitasatospora sp. NBC_01287 DNA window includes the following coding sequences:
- the dhaL gene encoding dihydroxyacetone kinase subunit DhaL, which produces MRTDLDQDLALAWLRAAAAAVERQHEQLTALDAAIGDGDHGSNLRRGFAAVTAALDALEPGATPGTVFSTAGRTLISKVGGASGPLYGSALRTAGAALPDPGADLTALAQAMRAGLGTVRKLGGAVVGDKTMVDAFEPAVAALERAAFDGFTLREAGALAAEAAEAGARATIPLQARKGRASYLGPRSVGHQDPGATSTALLFRALADAASGR; this is translated from the coding sequence GCTCGCCTGGCTGCGCGCCGCGGCCGCCGCCGTCGAGCGGCAGCACGAACAGCTCACCGCGCTGGACGCCGCGATCGGCGACGGCGACCACGGCAGCAACCTGCGGCGCGGCTTCGCCGCCGTCACCGCCGCGCTGGACGCGCTGGAGCCCGGCGCCACGCCCGGCACCGTCTTCAGCACGGCCGGCCGCACGCTGATCTCCAAGGTCGGCGGCGCCTCCGGCCCGCTCTACGGCAGCGCGCTGCGCACCGCCGGGGCCGCGCTGCCCGACCCGGGCGCCGACCTGACCGCACTCGCCCAGGCGATGCGGGCCGGGCTCGGCACGGTGCGGAAGCTGGGCGGCGCCGTGGTGGGCGACAAGACGATGGTCGACGCCTTCGAGCCGGCCGTGGCCGCACTGGAGCGCGCCGCCTTCGACGGCTTCACGCTGCGCGAGGCCGGCGCGCTGGCCGCCGAGGCCGCCGAGGCCGGGGCGCGCGCCACCATCCCGCTGCAGGCCCGCAAGGGCCGCGCCTCCTACCTCGGCCCGCGCAGCGTCGGCCACCAGGACCCCGGGGCGACCTCGACCGCGCTGCTCTTCCGGGCCCTGGCCGACGCCGCGTCCGGCCGCTGA